Below is a genomic region from Isosphaeraceae bacterium EP7.
GCGGCATCCTCACGATCGTCCGCGACCACGCCGGCCGGCCGATGGGATACACCAAGGTGGCCCGCGACGTCACCGCCCGCAAGCTGGCCGACGAGGCGCTGAGGGACCAGGACCGCAGGAAGAACGAGTTCCTGGCCATGCTGGCCCACGAGCTGCGCAACCCACTCGCACCCATCTCCAACGCCTTGCGCATCATCCGCATCGAGGATCCCGCCGCCTACGCCTCGGCGAGGCAGGCCTGGGAGATGATCGAGCGTCAGGTCGAGCACATGGTCCGGCTCGTCGACGACCTGCTCGACGTCAGCCGGATCTCGCACGGCCAGATCAAGCTCCAGCCGGCCGACGTCGACCTGGCGGCGGTGCTCTTTCGCGCCGTGGAGAGCAGCCGCCCGCTGATCGACGCCCGCCGGCACGACCTGGTCGTCCGCCTGGCCGACCGCCCGCTGCCGCTCTATGCCGACCCCGTCCGCACGGCGCAGGTCTTCTGGAACCTGCTGAACAACGCGGCGAAGTACACGCCCGAGGGGGGCCGCATCACGCTGAGCGCCGAGGTCGTCGAGCCCGGACCGGGGGGCGTCAGCGCCGGCGTGGTGGTCCGCGTGCGGGACACCGGCATGGGCATCCCCCACGAGATGCTCCCCAGGGTCTTCGACCTGTTCACCCAGGTGGAGCACTCCATCGACCGCTCCGAAGGGGGACTGGGCATCGGCCTGACCCTGGTCCGGCGCCTCACCGAGATGCAGGGGGGCACCGTCGACGCCACGAGCCCCGGGCCCGGCCTGGGCAGCGAGTTCAGCGTCCGCCTGCCGCTGTCCGCCAGGCCGACCTCGGCCTCGACGCCCTCGGCCAACCACGCACCGGAGCCCGACGCGCCCTCGCCGTCGAGGCGCATCCTGGTCGTCGACGACATCCGCGACTCGGCCGACAGCCTGTCGAAGCTCCTGCGGCTCTTCGGCAACGACGTGCGGACCTCCTACGAAGGGCAGCAGGCGATCATGACCGCCGAAACCTACATGCCCGACGTGGTCCTGCTCGACCTGGGCCTGCCCGGGATGAACGGCTACGAGGTGGCCGCCGGCCTGCGCAAGATCCCGTCGCTGGCCGGCGCCACCCTGGTCGCCCTGACCGGGTTCGGCACCGAGGAAGACCGCCGCCAGACTGAGGCCGCCGGCTTCGACCACCACCTGGTCAAGCCCGTGGACATCGACGCATTGCGCACGCTGCTCGACCGGGTGCCGGGCCGCGACTGACCGCCGCCGCAGTCGCCCCGGATCCCCGCGTCTCGGCTTCCGCGCCCGCCCGACGACCTCGCTCACGGGCCGCGTCCCGGCCCTCCAGTGCTGGCCCGCTCCCCCGCCGTTGGGTTCGTTTTCAAGGCGGGACCGGGAGTTGACCGCCACGGCCGGGGCGGCATGCGTTCTCGACGCATCCGCATGAATCCCGCGGACTTCGCGCCGACCCGAGCCCCCTCGACCGGTGCGGGCGGCCCGGTCTTCGCGGCGAGTCGCCCGCCGCCCGGCGCGGCACCGCCCGACCTGGCCCCGATGCGTCCTGGCGCGGTTGGCTTCGTTTTCCGCCCCGGCGCCAACGGGCGTGCATGCCTTCGGTTGGGTTCGTTTTCCGGGCGCGGTCGCGCGGCGGGCCAGGAGCAGTGCGTTGAGGGACCGGCTGAAGTCGCGGCATGCCTTGAACTGATGTTCATGCATGGCGAGACCCTGAGGTGAGGTGTCGATGAGCACCCGGTCGGGGGCCTCCTCGCGGTCGAGGCGCTCGATCTCCAGGGCCTCGGCGTGCCTGGCCTTTAGGCGGGCGAGGGCCTGGTCGACGAGCGGCAGGAGGCGGGCTCGGGCCTCGGGGTTTGCGGAGCTGGCGGCCAGCGATTGCAGCCGATGGAGACCGGGCGCCACCGGCTCGCGGAAGAGGGCGGCGGCCAGGACCGGGCCCAGGTCGGGGTCGATCGGCCGGCCTTCGGCGAGCGCGGCGCGGTCCCGGGCGAGGGCCCCGGCGATCCTCAGGCAGCCCGCTGCCGTGGCTTGCAGGTCCAGCGCGCCGAGGAAGTCGGGGCTTGCCCGGAACGCTTCGAGTGCGGCGGCCGTCTTGCCGGCCAGCCAGAGGTCGTAGTTCTCGCGGGCCTGGCCCACCCGAACGGCGGTGGCGGCGTCGACTTCCAGGCGGGCCCGCTCGGCGCGGACGGCGGCCAGCACGGCGCGGTCGATGAGCTGGCGCTGATGATCGTCGGCCGGCCTGAATTCCAGGGACCAGGCGGCCTGCATCCGCGCCCTCGCCCGCTCATCGTCGGGGTGCATGACCAGCCCCACGCCGGTGAGGCCGAGCTTCAGGGCATTGCGGCGCGAGGCGGCCTTCCCCTCGGCGGTCCTGGGGCCGGTCGACCGCATCGCATTGCGGCGGTTCGCGTCGATGCGCGCCTGCGAGGTGGCCATCTCTGGGGCATCCCGGGTGTCGTCTCGAGGGAGGGCAGCCCGGCAACATCGCCGGAGCGTTCGGCTTCGAACGCGCAAGCCCCCTTTGAAGACCATCGTTCCGAGGCGCGATTCTCTCCCTGGTTTCCCGGAAATTTCCGGAAATGGTGGGGAGAGCCCGGGCCTCGCGGGGCGGGCTTCGAGGCGGCCATGGCGAGCATCGAGGCGAATTTCCCCGAGAAATCGACCATTCCAGGGATCCCGACGCGGCGACCTTCGAAATGGCAACACCCCCGACGGTGAGGTCGGGGGTGTTGCCAGAAATCAACATCAACGGCTCGGAGGGTGCGGCATCGCGACGCCCCGAGGTTGGTGGATTAGCGGGAGGCTCGCGTCTTGCGGACGCGGCGGGCGACGAGGGCGGCGGCACCCATGCCGGCCCAGGCCATCAGGGTCGAGGGCTCGGGCACGGGCACCGGGTTGATCGGGCCGCCGGTGGCCGAGTAGACCGAGGAGTAGGGCCCGCTGGTGGGGTTGGAGCCCTGGAGGTTGATGAACTGCTGGGTGAACGGCTGGGTGGACAGCAGGACGAAGGTGGCGCTGGTGGCACCGGCGCCCAGGGGCTGGGTCTGGGTCAGCGGGTCAACATAGGCGGCGCGGATGACGCCGACCTTGCCGGGCTGCCAGGCCAGGGTGTTGGGGACGCGGATCTGGTCGCCGGCGGAGGCCTGGGGGGCGACCAGGCTGCCGATCGAGCCGTCCTTGATCGAGTAGGCGTAGACGTCGTGGCCGACGTTGGCGAAGTCCGAGCCGACCGGGGTGGCGTTGAACTGGTAGCTAACGCTGTCCAGGTGCTCGGGGTCGCCCGCCGCGTTGTTCACGTTGTTGACCGAGAGCTGGTACGCATAGGCGTAGAGCCCCTCGGCGGCGCCGCTCCCCTTGAAGACCTGCGAGCCGACGTTGCCCGTGGTCGGCGACCCCAGGAACTGGTAGGTCGAGTTCAGGACGGGGGCGGCATCAATCGGCTGGAACAGGGCGTTGAAGGTCGAGGCCGACAGCTCGGGGGTCTCGAGCGTCTGGATGATCGAGCCGGCGGTGGCCGGGCCGTTCATGCCGAGGGTCAGTCCGGTAGCCAGGGCCAACGCGATGGTGAGCTTGCTCATTTCGAACGATCATCCGTGATGGTGCGAGAGTGGCCGTGGGACCACTCCGGCGAGCCGGTCCCTGACTCGCCGACCGCCGGAGAACGCCCCCGGGCGGGGTGACGACGCGTCTAACCGCTCACGAATGGCACCTTGCAATCGGGCCATCCGTGGCGTCGGCCGGGAAAGTACGCGATCCTTACAAACCGGTCAACCCGATTTCCTCAAGTGATTCAGGCATGCACCCGGGCCCGATCCATAGACGCTCCCGGTGAACGTGCGTCAACCCGACAGCGGAAGTTGGAACCAGGCCCGCACATCGGCGGCTTTGTGGCCAGGAACCCCTGCGCCACCTCGACCATCGCCCCGTGATCGCCGGGGCGGGAGAATCCGGCGATGCCGGACGGTTGCCAGGTCGGGCCCACGCCTCATCGCGTCGGCGAAAGCCGTCTTTCCGACGATCGTCTACGTCTTCCCCAGCACTCGATCGACGACCCAGCAGCCTCGACAGTGCGTCCGACCGGACCGGCAGTGATTCAGGATGTCCTTGCTGTCGCACCCGGCATCTTCTAGGGCGTCGGCCAGGATCGGGGCGGCCGTGAAGTCTCGCGTCTCGTACATCGTCGAGGCGATCTCGACGGCCTCCCGCGTCCTCCACGCCGCGTCGAACCGCACGGACGAGAGGGGATGCCAGAGGATGTCCTCGATCAGGCCGATCGCGGCGGGCCGATGGCCGGGATGGATGGGCCGCCAACTGACCCATGTGGAAAACGTCCCGGGGAAGTCGCCCAGATAGGAGTCCAGGATGTTCCACGACCCCGGGCGGACCTCGCCCAGCCCGAGGAGCCAGGAGGCTGCCCCGTAGCCGATCACGTCCTCGTCCCGCCGATCTTCGGGGTTGAACATCCTGGCCTCGGCGGACCATTCGGCGTGGCGAACGTACTCCTCGGCGAGGAGCAGCCGATCGGCGTCCGGGTCATCCGCGTGCTGCTCGAGCCATCTGATCGCGTGGTGAGCGTTCATCGGAAAGACCGGCCACGAACGGTCGCTTCCGAGGGATTCTGGTGCCCCCCCGGTCGCCTTCCGGAGCCGCAGCCACTCGGCCGGCGGCATGGCCGTCTCGAACCACGGCTGATCCGCCACCAGATCCCACAGGGGGCGGCCGCAATCGGCGAACGGGGCATGGCGGATGATCCCGCATTCCAACAGGAGCAGCGTCCTCCGCGTGGCCCTCCGACGATACCACTCGACCAATCGCCGCGTCCTGGGCGGAGTCGTGCCGGGGCGTACGCGGTTCTCGTCCGAGTGGCGTTGCCGGTTCATGCGACTTAGCATCGCGGCCGGCCAGGAACCGGGCAAGCCCTCGCCGCCGAGACGAGACGCACGGGATCAACGATAACCGTGCGATGAAAGGAACACCCTGAGACTCGCGGCTGACGATGCAACACGCAGTTGACGCAAGTTGGCAACGCCCGAGCAGGGGGGCAAGCGACTAAGTATTCTCGTCTCGACACTTAAAGCATCATGAACGGGTTGGTCCTGGCGTTCTTGCGCCGAATCGTTCATGGTTGAATGCCTCCACTCTGAATTCGACGCCGACCAGAGGTTGCCCCATGAGCGTCTTCGCCCGCTTCGCTGCGTTTCGTCCATCGGCGGTGGTTCAGGGCCGTGTCGCCTCTCGATCTCGGCTCAATGGGGCCCGGCCATGCCTGGAGTCGCTCGAGGCACGCACGATGCTCTCGACGACCGCGAGGGCGACATCGGTCGCGGTGAAGGCCCCGACGGCGATGGAAAACAAGGCGTTTATCGATGGGCTGATCGGCACGCGCCAGATCGGCTCGCCGGGCGAGGCGGCGCTGGCGACGGCGCTCACGACGCAATTGAATCGCGGCATGCCTCGCCATCAGGTCGTGCTCAACTTGCTTCGCAGCACGCCCGCGCGGCGCGTGCAGGTGAGCGCCGAATTCGTCCGCCTCCTCGGTCGCCTGCCCAAAGCCGCCGAGTTGCAGACGTGGACGGCGCGCACGCGAGACGCGGGCGATACACGGCCGCTCAATCTCGCGATTTTCGGCTCGCGCGAGTACGACAAGCGCAGCGGCAACGGCACGAAGGCCGGCTACGTGACCGCCTTGTATCGGGATATTCTGAAGCGAGACCCCTCCGCGGCCGAGCTGAATTCCGGCGTGTCGTCGCTTCGCGGCGCGAACGCGCGGACCAGGTTGGCGCAACGCCTGCTCACATCAGTCGAAGGCCTGACGGTACAAATCAACGGTGTTCAGAAGCTGATGTCGTTGAGGCCACCGGGCCCTCAGGCGAACGACTTCCTCGTCTTGTCGCGCCGCGGCGGACTGACCGTGCTGACGGCGAGGGCACTGGCCTCCGAGTTCACGTTCTCGCAGATCGTGCATCCCGCGAGCCCTCCGCGGGCCGACTTGGGGACGGCCTTCAACCACCCGCCGGGATTCCCGATCGCCCCCGGCTTCGACCTGGCGAGCCGGACCCAGGAGCTGGACGTGCCGGTCTCCTTCACGAACGTGGTCCGCACGCTGGGCGTCGGGAGCGATGACGTGCCGTGGTACGGCACGGACAGCGGCCTCTCCACCTTCGACGTCAATTCCGCCACGTTGACGCCGAAGTGGACCGGAGGGCCGGTCGATTCGATTGCCGCGATCGGCGCGAATGAAGCCTACGCGGTGGTGGAGCGGGTGCGGCCGCTCCCGTCGATCCTGCACGTCCTGAACGGGGCCACCTCCTACTTGCCGAACCTGCCGGGTAGCGACATCCCGACTCAGGTGGCGGCGGGCCCGGACGGGACCGTCTGGGCGTTGGGGCAATCGGGCGGCATCTACGCTTACTCGGCCGTCGGGCAAGCCTGGACTTCGATCTCGACCGACGGCTACGCCATCAAGTCGATCAGCGTCGGCTCGGCGGACAACATCTGGGCGCTCACGGCCTCGGGTGCGGGCCTGCAATACAGCAGCGCGACCGGCTTCCAGCCCGACAGCTTCCTGAAGAGCGACGTGCTCGCGATTCAGGCGACGTTCGACGGCGCCGTCTGGGCGGTGGCGGGCGTCGGGACGAGCAATTATGTTTTTATGAAACCTTCGTTCGGCGTCTGGAAATTGGCCCCGGCCCAGCCGCCGCAATCCGACCTCGCCTACTTCGCCGCGGGCTCGATGAATCGTGCGTTCGAGACCGGCCTCGACGTTTCCAAGGCCGGGGCGTCGCTGCCGACGTATCTGATCACGATCGGGGTCGCGGATCGGCAGCCGATGCCATTCCCGGCCTATACCGGCTCCTATCAGACCGCTTATCTGGAGCTTTCCCAGGCCGCGAAAGTCACCCTCGCCGCCGGCGTGCGCGGGCTATACAACCAGCCCGGTCAGGACTGGGCCGGACTCCAGTCCGACATCCAGAATGCCGTCGTGCCGGCGAATGTGCCGGCGGACATCTGGACCTCGGTGCAATCCGAGCTGGCCACCGAATTGCTCTATGTCGGCGAGGTCTACGGTCGGCTCACGTTGATGCAGACGCTCTATACCGAGATCCAGACCGTCAATAACGGCGCCCTCGCCGCCGCGGCCAAGATCGTCCAGCTCACCGACGAGGACCAGCAGAACTCGATCATTTCGCTCATTTTCGAGGATTTCTTCGAAGCGATCGCGGCGAGCGTCTCGTCGATCGGGATCCCCGCGGCGGGAGCAACCCTGGCCGCGTTCCTATCGTCCGGGTTCGACAGCGCGCTCTCGATCCTCGAGGGCAGCAACCCCCCGAATTCCAAGAACGCAATCCCGATCGCCTACGCTCAGCTCCAGACGACGCTTGATACGCTCTACGTGAACGCGTTGAACACGATCAACACGCAAATCACCAACATCGTCACCGACTCCGGCAAGCTCGCCGCGGTCGGCCAGGCGATCGTGACCAAGGTCTGGCCTTACTCCAATCAGGAGATGTCGCAGCAACTGACGGCGACCCAGGCCGTTTACAACGAATTCTTCTATCAATCGCTCACGGCCTCGAAGTGGCAAATCGTGCACACGCCCTACGGCAACTACGTCGTGAATCCGCCGAACCTGCCCGTGCCCAGCTACGCCATATTTGCGATCCCGGATGGGTACCAGGACGGCATGCCCATCGAGCACCTCTATTTCATGAACAAGATCGGGGCTTCGCACGACCTGAGTTCGACCGATCTCGGACCCTTCCCGGATTCGCTGCTGTTCACCACGATCGCCGGCCTCGGAAATTCGACGACGACCGATTTCTGGACGGGTGCGAATGGATGGTCGATCATCCCGCGCGTCGAGGCGACCCTCTGATCGGGGACGAGTGGGGATTCTCGCCCGGACGAAGCCCCCCGGGCGAGTCGATCCGCCGCATTCTCAAACCCCAGGATCGGGGACGTTCGATGGCGACGTTGTCTTCCAACGGCACGGGTTCCCGGGCTTCAATTCGCGGGTATCAAAAAATGTCGAAATACGCATTGATTGCCCTGGCGGTCACTTTGTGCCTCGGGGCGCCCATGGCCGGGAGGAGCCAGGAGCCGGCTCGCGGTCCCGGGAACGACCCGGGAGCCGTCGAGGGGAAGGAAGTTCGCGCTGTCACGCGTCCAACGCTGGAGGAAGCCCGCCGTCAATCGGCGGTGCTCCACACGGCCATGCATACGACACTCCAGGCCGTCCATCATCGGTACTACCGGGAGGATGAAGGCCTGCAGATCCCGGCCGCGACGCTGAAGGAGGTGTTCGCGGACCTGGAAAACGAACATCAAGTCACGCTTCGATGGCTTGTCGTCGAGGGACAGGCGATGAACTCCGACCACAAAGCGCGGAGTTCCTTCGAGAAGGACGCCGTCGCGGCGCTGAAGGCGGGGAAGAAGGAGTTCGAACGCGCGGAAAACGGCGTCTATCGGCGCGCAGGCGCGATCACCCTGACAAACCTCTGCCTCAAATGCCATGTGCCGGATCGCAAGAGCACCAAGGATCGGACAGCGGGGCTCATCATCTCCATCCCCATCGAGGAGTAATGATCGGTATGCGGCCACCGATGGATGGTGCCAGAGCCGAGGATCGCGGGTGCGCCGGGGCTCGCTCCCATTCCCACCCGGCCACCATCCCGGCGAGGCGGCCGGGTCAGTAGAGATTGTTCGCGTAGGAGTCTTCAATGAGTTGGTTGAGCGACTCCACCGTCTGACCTTCGATCTTCGTCTGCTCGACCAGGATCTCGGCGAGGCAGGGGAGCGAGGAGGGTTGGTCGCCGTCTCGGGGGTTCCAGAGCCCGGATCGGAGGATGGCCTTGGCGCACTGGAAGTAGCACTCCTCGACGTCGACGGCGATCCCGACGAGCGGGACCTTCCCGTCCGCGGCCAGGGGGGCCAGCACGTCGTCATCGCAGATCAGGCAGGCAGCGCCGTTGACTCGCAGGGTCTCGCCCCTGCCGGGGATCAGGAAGAGGAGCCCCACGCGGCCGGTCTCCAGGATGTTCCGCAGGCTGTCGGCGCGGCGATTGCCCCGCCGGTCGGGGATGACGATCGTCTTCGGGTCCAGCACCTTCGCGAGCCCGAAACCGTCGCCTCGGGGGGAGACGTCGCAACGCCCTTCGCGGCCGAACGTCCCCAGCAGCAGGAATGGGGACTCCTCGATGAACGTGGCCATGAACCCGTCGAGCTCGGCGAGCTGCTTCTTCAACACCAACTCGCCGGGCGTGCCGATCAGCGCCTCGAGTTCGGCCACCGAGGTCAGCGGTCTCTGGAATCGTCGGGTGTTCATGCTCTGGCGCCCATCACGCGAGGGTTGACGCGGCCGAGCGGCGGGACGCTCCCGCGCGGGATTTCTCGGACTTCCCTCGAACGTCCGGCCGGACATCGGGCGGGAAGGTGCCATCACTGCGGAGCTTGGTTCGCATGTCAATGCCTCATTGATCCGGATCACGGCCGGCGGTGGCGGAGAGTCGGGGCAACATGGGAGAGATGGGGCAAATCAGATCTTGGGCAGTCCCGCGAGGAGGTGATTTGAACGGAGGGGTTGGGCGAGGCACGCCTCGGGTTGACCGCGAGGGGGCCAGCCGCTACAAGGCCGTTGCGCGCGTCGGGCGGGCGGGCAGGGGGTCCGCGCCGATGTCGCGGCAGGGAGGCGGAAGGCGATGATGGGACGGGAGATTCGACGTTTGGGGGTGATGATCGCCCTGGGGGGCTTCGCGGGCTCGGGCCTGGCGGGGTGCCGGACGATGGGTGGGATGGCGGGGAAGGGGGCGGTGCAGGTCGCCGGCAGCGAGACCGAGACGTTTCCCGTGCCGGGGGTCGAGGTGGAGAAGGCCGCCGAGCAGGCGATGAATGACCTGGCCATGACCGTGAAGGCGGGCCCGCGCGCCGAGCAGAAGGGCCAGGTCCACATCTGGGGACGGGCCAAGGACGCGCGGACGGTTCGGGTGGACGTGGCCGGCGGGGCCCAGTCCAGCGCGGTGACCGTCGTCATCGGCACCTACGGCGATCCGCCCCTCTCGCGCGCCCTGCTCGACCGGATCGGCGTCCGGCTGGGGACCAAGCCCCCCCAGCCGATTCCCGACCAGGTCGAATCCGAGCCCGCCGGCAACCCGTTCGTCAACCGGGCCGCCGTGCCCGACGCCGTCATGCTCCGCGACCAGTCCCAGGCCACTTACCGCGACGCGATCGTGCCCTGACCGGGCGGCATCCCCGGCCCGACGGGTTCAGGGATGGCCGTCGAGGGCGGGTCTGGGGGGGACGCTCAGGCGGATGAGGTCGATGAGCAGGCCGAGGGAGGCGGGCTTGGCCAGGTGGTGGATGAAGCCCGCCTCCTTGCTCTCGCGCTCGTCCATATCGGAGGCGTAGCCGCTGAAGGCGATGCCTCTGAGGCCGAATCGGTCCCGGCCGTGGCGCATGACGTCCAGGCCGCTGCCGTCGGTCAGGCCGATGTCGCTGATGAGCAGGTCGAACTCCTCGACGGCCATCGCCGCGAGGGCGGAGACCACGCCGGAGGCGGTCCTCACCGCGAAGCCGGAGCTCCTGAGCAGCCGGGCGATGGCGTGCCTGGTGTCCCTGTTGTCCTCGACGAGCAGCAGGTTCAGGGGCGTGTCGGAGGGGCACGACGCGATGGGGCCGCCGACGGCGGCGTGCGCTTCGTCGGCCTGCGACTCGACCTCGTGCGAGTCATTGACCGTCTCCAGTTCCACGCGGAAGACCGAGCCCCGGTCGCGGCCGGGGCTGGAGGCGACCAGGATCCCGCCGTGGAGGTCGACCAGTTGCTTGGCGATGGCCAGGCCGAGGCCGAGGCCGCCGTAGCGCCTCGCCACGTCGCCGTCCGCCTGCTCGAAGGCCTCGAAGATCCGCCCGAGGGCCTCCGCCTCGATGCCGGCCCCGTTGTCCTCGACCTCGATGGCGAGGCGGCCGTCGCCCAGGTCCGAGGTGGACAGGCGGAGGCGGCCCCTGGCGGGGGTGAACTTGGTGGCGTTCTGGATCAGGTTCCAGAAGACCTGCCGCAGTCGGGTCGGGTCGCCCCAGGCGCGATGGTTCTCGGCGTGCAGGGCGAGGGTGACCTCCAGCTTCTTGGCGTCGACCTGGACCTGGCAGACGGCCAGCGCGGCGCGCAGGGTCGCGTGGCAGTCGACGATCTCGGGATGCAGGATGAGCTTGCCCTGGGCGATCCGGGTCAGGTCGAGCAGGTCGTCAATGAGGCGGGCCTCCAGCTCGACGTTGCGGCGGATGGAGGCCATGTCCTCGCGCAGGTCGTCGGGCAGCCCGGGCCTGCCTTCGAGGTGGACGATGGTGGCCAGCACGGGGGTCAGCGGGGTGCGCAGCTCGTGGCTGAGGATGGCGAGGAAGCGGTCCTTGGCCCGTCCGGCCTCCTCGGCCTCGTCCTTGGCCCGTCTCAGGAGGTCGTCGGCCCGCTTGCGCGCGGTGATGTCGCGGATGGTGCACTGGATGATCTCCAGGGCTCCGACCCTGTAGACGTTGCTGACGACCTCGACCTCGACCGCTCGGCCGTCGCGGGTGGCCAGGGGGATGTCGTCGTAGCGGACGTAGCCCTTCTCCTGGAGCTCGAGGAATGAGGCCTTGCTGGCCTCGACGTCGCCGAGCAGGCCGATCTCCCAGAGCCGCTTGCCAACGAGGTCGTCGCCGGAATAGCCGAGCAGGTCGAGCAGGAACGGGTTGGCGTCGGTGATGACACCGGTGCGGGAGTCGAGGATGAGGATGCCGTCCTGGGCGGCCTCGAAGAGCCGCCGGAACCGCATCTCGGATGCCTCGAGGGAGGCCTGCATCTGCCTGCGGTCGGTGACATCCTCGATGGTCAGAAGGATGACCTGCTCCTCGCCATGACCGCGAAGGAGCCCGCGAGCCTTCAGGTGCATGACCCCGCCGCCGTGCGCCTCGAAGTCGCGCTCGACCGGGGTCTCGCCGATTTCCGCCGCCCCCTGGAGGATCTCTCTCAGGGTGGCGCGCAACCCTTCGGCACGCTTCATGGGGTCGCCGAACTCGAACATCGTGCGGCCGACGGTCTGCTCGGGCGAGGCGCTGAAGGTGTCGTAGAACGCCCAATTGGCCGACCTGATGCGGAGGTCGCTGCCGAGGACGACGACGGAGACCTGCACGGCGGAGATGACGACCTCGCCCTGGAGCCTGGCATCCTCGAGCCCCTTCTCGACGAGCCGGCGCGAGGAGATGTCGCGGAAGATCAGGACGACCCCGTCCAGCACGCCCGCGACGCCGCGGATCGGCGCGGCGCTGTCGTCGATGGCGACCTCCGTGCCGTCCCTGGCGACCAGGAGCGTCAGGCGGGCGAGCTCGTGGGTCCCACCCAGCTCGATCACGCCCTGGACGGGCTGGCGGACCGGCAGCCGGGTCACCTCGTTGATGATCCGGAAGACGGACTCGATCGGCTGATTCTTGGCGTCGGCGTCGGCCCACCCGGTGAGGGCCTCGGCCGCGGGGTTCAGCAGGATGATCTGACCCAGCGGGTCGGTGACGATGACCGCGTCGCCGAGGCTGATGAGCCCCTGGCCGAGACGCGCCCGACGCTCGGCGATTGCCCTGTCTGTCTTTCCCTGCCCCTCGAATGCCGTGGGAAATTCCATGGGATTTTCCCCTTTGAACACGGGAGGTGCCGGAAAGCGAGCGGCTCGACATCGAGTCTCGCACATACGGGGCCGTCGTCCGGCGTGACCGGCCCGGAACCATTCGACCACAGAACATTGCAAGCGACATAACGATTTCTTTAATTTTAAATACGCAAAGGACTGGACACCAAGCAACTTCGCCCGCATACGCCCCCAAATTCAAGGGGTCATGAATCACGCGCTTCGTTAATACCGCCGCAATCAGCAAGAATAAACTCGCCCGCGAACGGGACGGTCGGATGCGATGCGCGGGGCGATCTGCGAATTCCAGAGCGGTCGATTTCTCGAGGCTGAGAATCGGCCGGGGTCGCCGTCTCGGGTGCCGCGGTGTCCCTGGATGGGGG
It encodes:
- a CDS encoding response regulator → MHEKPTVILVVDDKEGTRYTVCRLLRREGYEIVEATGGEQALKLARDRPDLIILDIKLPDLDGYEVCRRLKAAPETASIPVLHLSAYMVESESRSTGLESGADGYLTHPVEPRELAAQVRALLRIRRAERQARDQEELFRVTLSSIGDAVISTDNQGRIRFLNPVAASLCGWDAAEAVGRPLIEVFDIVDETSGEPALDPVARVLRDGRVTGLVNHTILISRDGTQRPIEDSASPIRGDDGTPLGVVLVFRDITERRKADADVRSARERLRLTMESVREYAIFTMDMAGVVDSWNTGAELVFGYSKDQIIGQDGRILWTPEDRAVGAPDWEMATAVADGQAQDERWHLKRDGGRFFASGILTIVRDHAGRPMGYTKVARDVTARKLADEALRDQDRRKNEFLAMLAHELRNPLAPISNALRIIRIEDPAAYASARQAWEMIERQVEHMVRLVDDLLDVSRISHGQIKLQPADVDLAAVLFRAVESSRPLIDARRHDLVVRLADRPLPLYADPVRTAQVFWNLLNNAAKYTPEGGRITLSAEVVEPGPGGVSAGVVVRVRDTGMGIPHEMLPRVFDLFTQVEHSIDRSEGGLGIGLTLVRRLTEMQGGTVDATSPGPGLGSEFSVRLPLSARPTSASTPSANHAPEPDAPSPSRRILVVDDIRDSADSLSKLLRLFGNDVRTSYEGQQAIMTAETYMPDVVLLDLGLPGMNGYEVAAGLRKIPSLAGATLVALTGFGTEEDRRQTEAAGFDHHLVKPVDIDALRTLLDRVPGRD
- a CDS encoding PEP-CTERM sorting domain-containing protein, coding for MSKLTIALALATGLTLGMNGPATAGSIIQTLETPELSASTFNALFQPIDAAPVLNSTYQFLGSPTTGNVGSQVFKGSGAAEGLYAYAYQLSVNNVNNAAGDPEHLDSVSYQFNATPVGSDFANVGHDVYAYSIKDGSIGSLVAPQASAGDQIRVPNTLAWQPGKVGVIRAAYVDPLTQTQPLGAGATSATFVLLSTQPFTQQFINLQGSNPTSGPYSSVYSATGGPINPVPVPEPSTLMAWAGMGAAALVARRVRKTRASR
- a CDS encoding DUF4214 domain-containing protein, which produces MLSTTARATSVAVKAPTAMENKAFIDGLIGTRQIGSPGEAALATALTTQLNRGMPRHQVVLNLLRSTPARRVQVSAEFVRLLGRLPKAAELQTWTARTRDAGDTRPLNLAIFGSREYDKRSGNGTKAGYVTALYRDILKRDPSAAELNSGVSSLRGANARTRLAQRLLTSVEGLTVQINGVQKLMSLRPPGPQANDFLVLSRRGGLTVLTARALASEFTFSQIVHPASPPRADLGTAFNHPPGFPIAPGFDLASRTQELDVPVSFTNVVRTLGVGSDDVPWYGTDSGLSTFDVNSATLTPKWTGGPVDSIAAIGANEAYAVVERVRPLPSILHVLNGATSYLPNLPGSDIPTQVAAGPDGTVWALGQSGGIYAYSAVGQAWTSISTDGYAIKSISVGSADNIWALTASGAGLQYSSATGFQPDSFLKSDVLAIQATFDGAVWAVAGVGTSNYVFMKPSFGVWKLAPAQPPQSDLAYFAAGSMNRAFETGLDVSKAGASLPTYLITIGVADRQPMPFPAYTGSYQTAYLELSQAAKVTLAAGVRGLYNQPGQDWAGLQSDIQNAVVPANVPADIWTSVQSELATELLYVGEVYGRLTLMQTLYTEIQTVNNGALAAAAKIVQLTDEDQQNSIISLIFEDFFEAIAASVSSIGIPAAGATLAAFLSSGFDSALSILEGSNPPNSKNAIPIAYAQLQTTLDTLYVNALNTINTQITNIVTDSGKLAAVGQAIVTKVWPYSNQEMSQQLTATQAVYNEFFYQSLTASKWQIVHTPYGNYVVNPPNLPVPSYAIFAIPDGYQDGMPIEHLYFMNKIGASHDLSSTDLGPFPDSLLFTTIAGLGNSTTTDFWTGANGWSIIPRVEATL
- a CDS encoding DUF3365 domain-containing protein, whose protein sequence is MAGRSQEPARGPGNDPGAVEGKEVRAVTRPTLEEARRQSAVLHTAMHTTLQAVHHRYYREDEGLQIPAATLKEVFADLENEHQVTLRWLVVEGQAMNSDHKARSSFEKDAVAALKAGKKEFERAENGVYRRAGAITLTNLCLKCHVPDRKSTKDRTAGLIISIPIEE
- a CDS encoding pyridoxamine 5'-phosphate oxidase family protein → MNTRRFQRPLTSVAELEALIGTPGELVLKKQLAELDGFMATFIEESPFLLLGTFGREGRCDVSPRGDGFGLAKVLDPKTIVIPDRRGNRRADSLRNILETGRVGLLFLIPGRGETLRVNGAACLICDDDVLAPLAADGKVPLVGIAVDVEECYFQCAKAILRSGLWNPRDGDQPSSLPCLAEILVEQTKIEGQTVESLNQLIEDSYANNLY
- a CDS encoding DUF3568 family protein; this translates as MMGREIRRLGVMIALGGFAGSGLAGCRTMGGMAGKGAVQVAGSETETFPVPGVEVEKAAEQAMNDLAMTVKAGPRAEQKGQVHIWGRAKDARTVRVDVAGGAQSSAVTVVIGTYGDPPLSRALLDRIGVRLGTKPPQPIPDQVESEPAGNPFVNRAAVPDAVMLRDQSQATYRDAIVP